A single window of Solanum dulcamara chromosome 5, daSolDulc1.2, whole genome shotgun sequence DNA harbors:
- the LOC129890444 gene encoding uncharacterized protein LOC129890444 — protein sequence MSLASTVLECASVTTTLIHKVKYPLDLFTCFPLKSEGAALLCCVCNQVMNRQSAWLFYNREFDYICHFECAAEEELGVIGYQSFLSQVQKSLLLQKSCPGKQSKLGEVTHFSHRHPLKAIKQTNEASITGCSICSSQALSGYICQLCNYFIDDTCFPFPQKIQHHFHPNHPFIRGSYTDHPMFQCAACIHEKGPAYHCSTCKFSLHRSCAGAPMTLTLGTNKKLSYKLLYSYPYDGEMAVIKCSDCSRELNSKQGLLYYNFGHDEVLHVQCALVKEANSYVLVKTRTNTKIYMLLLSMGWTPHYDTKFFIASERLRSMKIEEDHS from the exons ATGAGTCTTGCTTCTACTGTGCTTGAATGTGCTTCTGTGACTACGACGTTGATCCATAAGGTAAAATACCCTCTTGATCTCTTCACTTGTTTTCCACTAAAAAGTGAAGGTGCAGCCCTGTTATGTTGTGTTTGTAACCAAGTTATGAATAGGCAATCCGCTTGGCTTTTCTACAATCGCGAGTTTGATTACATATGTCATTTCGAGTGTGCTGCTGAAGAAGAACTGGGAGTTATAGgatatcaaagttttctatctCAAGTACAGAAATCCTTGCTCCTCCAAAAGAGTTGTCCTGGAAAACAATCCAAACTCGGAGAAGTTACACACTTCAGCCATCGACATCCATTGAAAGCAATCAAACAAACGAATGAGGCATCAATCACGGGTTGCAGCATATGTTCAAGCCAGGCTTTGTCCGGTTACATTTGCCAGCTATGCAATTACTTCATCGACGACACTTGTTTCCCTTTTCCGCAAAAGATACAACACCATTTTCACCCAAATCACCCTTTTATACGCGGTAGCTATACCGATCATCCAATGTTCCAATGTGCAGCTTGTATTCACGAAAAAGGTCCAGCATACCATTGCTCTACTTGTAAATTCAGTCTCCATCGCAGTTGTGCTGGAGCTCCCATGACATTAACCCTTGGCACAAACAAGAAACTTTCTTATAAGCTCCTCTATTCGTATCCATATGACGGTGAGATGGCAGTTATCAAATGCAGTGATTGTTCCAGGGAGTTAAACTCAAAGCAAGGCTTGTTGTACTACAATTTCGGCCACGATGAAGTGCTTCATGTCCAATGTGCGCTTGTTAAAGAAGCTAACTCTTATGTGTTGGTAAAAACGCGGacaaacacaaaaatatatatg CTATTATTGAGTATGGGATGGACCCCACATTATGATACTAAGTTTTTTATAGCTTCTGAAAGATTGAGAAGTATGAAAATAGAGGAAGACCACTCTTAA
- the LOC129888982 gene encoding uncharacterized protein LOC129888982, with amino-acid sequence MPDDKKMLYLRFDDNLEFSYLLGLSVWLPTILLVYCLLKFLLQFLIHHPQKLEIVEHKKSDASEAEHQLDEAKKYSVVYRFRLRQEKIQREITGEEESGSKLISKEEESCVSKGPPRFRDGDLVHFSHRHPLLRFHLKGTEVIRCNMCTIIISGVSYGCDRCHYFLHEVCSNIPKRIRHDFHPMHSLTLLPIAFWNSKVEKSEFCCVACGYDNSCPHHSLFSFYYHCDSCKFDLHLECASVTTTLIHKVKYPLDLFTCFPLQSEGAALLCCICNQVMNRQSAWLFYNREFDYICHFECAAEEELEVIGDQSFLSQVQKSLLLQKSCPGKQSKLGEVTHFSHRHPLKAIKQTNEASITGCSICSSQALSGYICQLCNYFMDETCFPFPQKIQHHFHPNHPLILCSYTDHPTFQCAACTHEKGAAYRCSTCKFSLHRSCAGAPMTLTLGTNKKVSYKLLYSYPYDGEMAVIKCSDCSGELSSTQGWLYYNFDHDEVLHFQCALNKETNSYDTKFFIASERLKCIKIEEDHY; translated from the coding sequence ATGCCGGACGACAAGAAGATGCTGTATTTGCGCTTTGACGATAACTTGGAATTCAGTTATTTACTAGGCCTTTCTGTATGGTTACCAACTATTCTTCTAGTTTATTGTCTGCTCAAATTTCTTCTTCAGTTTCTAATTCATCATCCTCAAAAGTTAGAAATAGTTGAGCACAAAAAATCAGATGCTTCTGAAGCTGAACATCAGTTGGATGAAGCAAAAAAATACTCTGTTGTGTACAGATTTAGGCTGAGGCAGGAAAAGATCCAAAGAGAAATAACAGGAGAAGAGGAATCAGGATCTAAATTGATTTCTAAGGAAGAGGAAAGTTGTGTGTCAAAAGGCCCTCCTCGTTTTCGTGATGGTGATCTTGTGCATTTCAGCCACAGGCATCCTTTGCTAAGATTTCACCTTAAAGGAACAGAAGTTATTAGATGCAACATGTGTACTATTATAATTTCTGGGGTATCTTATGGTTGTGATCGTTGTCATTACTTTCTCCATGAGGTATGCTCTAACATTCCTAAAAGAATTCGACATGATTTTCATCCTATGCATTCACTCACCCTTCTTCCTATCGCTTTTTGGAATTCGAAAGTGGAAAAAAGTGAATTCTGTTGTGTGGCATGTGGATATGACAACTCTTGTCCTCACCATTCATTGTTTTCATTTTACTATCATTGTGACTCGTGTAAATTTGATCTTCATCTTGAATGTGCTTCTGTGACTACGACGTTGATCCATAAGGTAAAATACCCTCTTGATCTCTTCACTTGTTTTCCATTACAAAGTGAAGGTGCAGCCCTGTTATGTTGTATTTGTAACCAAGTTATGAATAGGCAATCCGCTTGGCTTTTCTACAATCGCGAGTTTGATTACATATGCCATTTCGAGTGTGCTGCTGAAGAAGAACTTGAAGTTATAGGAGATCAAAGCTTTCTATCTCAAGTACAGAAATCCTTGCTCCTCCAAAAGAGTTGTCCTGGAAAACAATCCAAACTCGGAGAAGTTACACACTTCAGCCATCGACATCCATTGAAAGCAATCAAACAAACGAATGAGGCATCAATCACGGGTTGCAGCATATGTTCAAGCCAGGCTTTGTCCGGTTACATTTGCCAGCTATGCAATTACTTCATGGACGAGACTTGTTTCCCTTTTCCGCAAAAGATACAACACCATTTTCACCCAAATCACCCTCTTATACTTTGTAGCTATACCGATCATCCAACGTTCCAATGTGCAGCTTGTACTCACGAAAAAGGTGCAGCATACCGTTGCTCTACTTGTAAATTCAGTCTCCATCGTAGTTGTGCTGGTGCTCCCATGACATTAACCCTTGGCACAAACAAGAAAGTTTCTTATAAACTCCTCTATTCGTATCCATATGACGGTGAGATGGCAGTTATCAAATGCAGTGATTGTTCCGGGGAGTTGAGCTCAACGCAAGGCTGGTTGTACTACAATTTCGACCACGATGAAGTGCTTCATTTCCAATGTGCGCTTAATAAAGAAACTAACTCTTATGATACTAAGTTTTTTATAGCTTCTGAGAGGTTGAAATGTATAAAAATAGAGGAAGACCACTATTAG